The following proteins are encoded in a genomic region of Pseudodesulfovibrio mercurii:
- the lepB gene encoding signal peptidase I has product MTQSSLKSFRDTLEAIVVALLLAFIIRAFIVQAFKIPSGSMLDTLQIGDHLLVSKFAYDVRLPSDIWLDTTDGKVLMKTGDPQRGDIVVFLFPEDESKDFIKRVIGLPGETLEVRNKVVYINGQPLDEPYVLHTKADTLPVRDNFGPVVVPEGTYFVMGDNREGSYDSRWWGPVKRQKIVGKALVIYWSWGSLTDIRFNRIGTMLN; this is encoded by the coding sequence ATGACTCAAAGTTCGCTCAAATCGTTTCGTGACACCCTTGAGGCCATTGTCGTGGCCCTGCTGCTGGCCTTCATCATCCGCGCCTTCATCGTCCAGGCCTTCAAGATCCCGTCCGGGTCCATGCTCGACACCCTCCAGATCGGCGACCACCTGCTGGTCTCCAAGTTCGCCTACGACGTGCGCCTGCCCTCGGACATCTGGCTGGACACCACGGACGGCAAGGTGCTGATGAAGACCGGCGACCCGCAGCGCGGGGACATCGTGGTCTTCCTCTTCCCGGAGGACGAGTCCAAGGACTTCATCAAGCGCGTCATCGGCCTGCCGGGCGAGACCCTGGAGGTGCGCAACAAGGTGGTCTACATCAACGGCCAGCCGCTCGACGAGCCCTACGTGCTGCACACCAAGGCGGACACCCTGCCCGTGCGCGACAACTTCGGCCCGGTGGTCGTCCCCGAAGGCACGTACTTCGTCATGGGCGACAACCGCGAGGGCTCCTACGACTCCCGCTGGTGGGGCCCGGTCAAGCGCCAGAAGATCGTGGGCAAGGCCCTGGTCATCTACTGGTCCTGGGGCTCCCTGACCGACATCCGCTTCAACCGCATCGGCACCATGCTGAACTAG
- the lepA gene encoding translation elongation factor 4 produces MSKIDKIRNFSIIAHIDHGKSTLADRILEITGMVGDREKKDQYLDKMELERERGITIKAQTVRIPYTDHDGTKYILNLIDTPGHVDFSYEVSRSLAACEGALLVVDATQGVEAQTLANVYLALDHDLEVIPVLNKIDLPSADPERIAREIEEVIGLDCSHPIMVSAKTGKNVGEVLDAVVNLLPPPKGDPDAPLKALIFDSWYDSYQGVVVLFRIIDGTLKKGERIMIFSSGKKFEVTRLGAFMPEAKDIKEMGPGEVGFLCASMKELGDAPVGDTITLADNPVDRPYPGFKPVKPMVFSGLYPVEPSEYETLKLALEKLQLNDAAFTYEPETSQALGFGFRCGFLGLLHIEIIQERLEREFEARLITTAPSVIYEVLTVTGEELTIDNPSKLPDPTRIKAIREPYVRLEVHVPNEFVGAVLALCEEKRGIQKNIAYLTSTRVVITYEMPFAEVMYDFFDKLKSSTKGYASLDYEVIDYREADLVRLDILINGDPVDAFSCIVHRENSARIGRSLALKLKRSIPRQMFEVVIQAAIGNKIVAKERNAPFRKDVTAKCYGGDITRKRKLLEKQKEGKKRMRRMGNVEIPQEAFLSVLKADED; encoded by the coding sequence ATGAGCAAGATCGATAAAATACGCAATTTCAGCATCATCGCCCACATCGACCACGGCAAGTCCACCCTGGCGGACCGCATTCTCGAGATCACCGGCATGGTCGGCGACCGCGAGAAAAAGGACCAGTACCTGGACAAGATGGAGCTGGAGCGCGAGCGCGGCATCACCATCAAGGCGCAGACCGTGCGCATCCCGTACACCGACCACGACGGGACCAAGTACATCCTCAACCTCATCGACACGCCCGGCCACGTGGACTTCTCCTACGAGGTCTCGCGTTCCCTGGCGGCCTGCGAGGGCGCGCTCCTGGTGGTGGACGCCACCCAGGGCGTGGAGGCCCAGACCCTGGCCAACGTGTACCTGGCCCTGGATCACGACCTCGAGGTCATCCCGGTGCTGAACAAGATCGACCTGCCCAGCGCCGACCCCGAGCGCATCGCCCGCGAGATCGAGGAGGTCATCGGCCTGGACTGCTCCCACCCGATCATGGTCTCGGCCAAGACCGGCAAAAACGTGGGCGAGGTCCTGGACGCGGTGGTCAACCTGCTGCCGCCGCCCAAGGGCGATCCGGACGCGCCGCTCAAGGCCCTGATCTTCGACTCCTGGTACGACTCCTACCAGGGCGTGGTGGTCCTCTTCCGGATCATCGACGGCACCCTGAAGAAGGGCGAGCGCATCATGATCTTCTCGAGCGGCAAGAAGTTCGAGGTCACCCGGCTGGGCGCGTTCATGCCCGAGGCCAAGGACATTAAGGAGATGGGGCCGGGCGAGGTCGGCTTCCTGTGCGCCTCCATGAAGGAGCTCGGCGACGCCCCGGTGGGCGACACCATCACCCTGGCCGACAACCCGGTGGACAGGCCGTATCCCGGCTTCAAGCCGGTCAAGCCCATGGTCTTCTCCGGCCTTTACCCGGTGGAGCCGAGCGAGTACGAGACCCTCAAGCTGGCCCTGGAAAAGCTCCAGCTCAACGACGCGGCCTTCACCTACGAGCCCGAGACCTCCCAGGCCTTGGGCTTCGGCTTCCGCTGCGGTTTCCTGGGGCTTTTGCACATCGAGATCATCCAGGAGCGGCTCGAGCGCGAGTTCGAGGCGCGGTTGATCACCACGGCCCCGTCGGTCATCTACGAGGTCCTGACCGTGACCGGCGAGGAGCTGACCATCGACAACCCGTCCAAGCTGCCCGACCCGACCCGCATCAAGGCCATCCGCGAGCCCTACGTGCGCCTGGAGGTGCACGTGCCCAACGAGTTCGTGGGCGCGGTCCTGGCCCTGTGCGAGGAAAAGCGGGGCATCCAGAAGAACATCGCCTACCTGACCTCGACCCGCGTGGTCATCACCTACGAGATGCCCTTCGCCGAGGTCATGTACGACTTCTTCGACAAGCTCAAGTCCTCCACCAAGGGCTATGCCTCCCTGGACTACGAGGTCATCGACTATCGCGAGGCCGACCTGGTCCGGCTGGACATCCTGATCAACGGCGACCCCGTGGACGCCTTCTCCTGCATCGTGCACCGTGAGAACTCCGCCCGCATCGGCCGCTCGCTCGCGCTCAAGCTCAAGCGCAGCATTCCGCGCCAGATGTTCGAGGTGGTCATCCAGGCCGCCATCGGCAACAAGATCGTTGCCAAGGAACGCAACGCTCCCTTCCGCAAGGACGTCACCGCCAAGTGCTACGGCGGCGACATCACCCGGAAGCGCAAGTTGTTGGAAAAGCAGAAGGAGGGAAAGAAACGCATGCGCCGCATGGGCAACGTGGAAATCCCCCAGGAAGCGTTCCTGTCCGTACTGAAAGCCGACGAGGACTAG
- the sppA gene encoding signal peptide peptidase SppA: MPTRLSSPTTRRLPLAALFLALLLVLPGCAPKIKIFASQATEPLKEYVVDGEGPGKIALIHLRGFLSTEPAQGMLRSQPSAVQELVNNLKLAEADDQVGAVVVAIDSPGGTTTASDVLYHELTAFKQRTGKPVVAAMFDVAASGGYYAALPADWIVAHPTTITGSVGVVFMRPKLNGLMDKVGVDVEVSKSGRDKDMGSPFRPTTPEEEALFQGIIDDMAARFYALVQEHRHLTPAHLETVKTARVFTASQALSIGLIDQIGYVQDAFAKARDLAGLDPECKVVTYRRDMYPDDNPYNTLDSAEPYKPSLLGVDAGFVLPPRAGFCYVWEGGVTR; this comes from the coding sequence ATGCCGACCCGCCTTTCGTCCCCGACCACCCGACGCTTGCCCCTGGCCGCCCTGTTCCTGGCCCTGCTCCTCGTGCTGCCCGGCTGCGCGCCCAAGATCAAGATATTCGCCTCCCAGGCCACCGAGCCCCTCAAGGAATACGTGGTGGACGGCGAGGGACCGGGCAAGATCGCCCTCATTCACCTGCGCGGCTTCCTGTCCACCGAGCCCGCCCAGGGCATGCTCCGCTCCCAGCCCAGCGCGGTCCAGGAGCTGGTCAACAACCTCAAGCTGGCCGAGGCGGACGACCAGGTCGGGGCCGTGGTCGTGGCCATCGACTCGCCCGGCGGGACCACCACCGCCTCGGACGTGCTCTACCACGAGCTGACCGCCTTCAAGCAGCGCACCGGCAAGCCCGTGGTCGCGGCCATGTTCGACGTGGCCGCCTCGGGCGGATACTACGCGGCCCTGCCCGCCGACTGGATCGTGGCCCACCCCACGACCATCACCGGGTCCGTGGGCGTGGTCTTCATGCGGCCCAAGCTGAACGGGCTCATGGACAAGGTCGGCGTGGACGTGGAGGTCTCCAAGTCCGGCCGCGACAAGGACATGGGCTCGCCCTTCCGGCCCACCACCCCCGAGGAGGAGGCCCTGTTCCAGGGCATCATCGACGACATGGCCGCCCGGTTCTACGCCCTGGTCCAGGAGCACCGCCACCTGACCCCGGCGCACCTCGAAACGGTCAAGACCGCCCGCGTGTTCACCGCGAGCCAGGCCCTTTCCATCGGGCTCATCGACCAGATCGGCTACGTCCAGGACGCGTTCGCCAAGGCGCGCGACCTGGCCGGGCTCGACCCGGAGTGCAAGGTAGTCACCTATCGGCGGGACATGTATCCCGACGACAACCCTTACAACACCTTGGACTCGGCGGAGCCGTACAAGCCGAGTCTGCTGGGGGTGGATGCGGGGTTTGTGCTGCCGCCCAGGGCGGGGTTCTGCTACGTCTGGGAGGGCGGGGTTACGAGGTAG
- a CDS encoding EF-hand domain-containing protein, which produces MSISAVSGSSSSFGLAEMMQVRRKEPDPDEMAASIVEKDDQDGDGFLSLAETPLDEDRFNEIDADGDGLISADELSADAQEHMSEAPTGMAGMAMGGSAGSQSSSGSGSSDESSDEEYDQYDLNEDGVVTLDELMQALNQGDTSVQALFQNMDGGSSALIQRLASEAYQAQMEA; this is translated from the coding sequence ATGAGCATCTCGGCAGTGAGCGGTTCCAGCTCTTCCTTCGGGCTGGCGGAGATGATGCAGGTGCGGCGCAAGGAGCCGGACCCGGATGAAATGGCCGCGTCCATCGTGGAGAAGGACGATCAGGACGGCGACGGCTTCCTCAGCCTGGCCGAAACGCCCCTGGACGAGGACCGGTTCAACGAGATCGACGCCGACGGCGACGGGCTGATCTCGGCCGACGAACTGAGCGCCGACGCCCAGGAACACATGTCCGAAGCGCCGACCGGCATGGCGGGCATGGCCATGGGCGGTTCCGCCGGTTCGCAGTCGTCCTCCGGCTCCGGCTCCAGCGACGAGTCCTCGGACGAGGAGTACGACCAGTACGACCTCAACGAGGACGGCGTGGTCACCCTGGACGAGTTGATGCAGGCCCTGAACCAGGGCGACACCAGCGTGCAGGCCCTGTTCCAGAACATGGACGGCGGGTCCTCGGCCCTGATCCAGCGGCTGGCCAGCGAGGCCTACCAGGCCCAGATGGAGGCCTAG
- a CDS encoding LytS/YhcK type 5TM receptor domain-containing protein: MNTYEIILTLAERFGLMVGVVFLFLTTMPVRRMHFTSESSRLRTVLVTILFGLLGILGTYTGKAVFDSVANLRAMVVISGGLFGGPVVGIGAGLIAGVHRVIFDLHGFSAYPCGLATALEGFAAGMIAWKYGEKAMNWRMASALALAGELIHMGLLLLMSRPFSEAWELVKLIAPPMVLVNAFGAALFVEVINLFSRDRERRESLHAQIILDIANMAVSYLRLGLSLETAAETSA; encoded by the coding sequence TTGAACACCTATGAAATCATCCTGACCCTGGCCGAGCGCTTCGGGCTCATGGTCGGCGTCGTCTTCCTCTTCCTGACCACCATGCCGGTCCGGCGCATGCACTTCACCAGCGAGAGTTCGCGGCTGCGCACCGTGCTGGTGACCATCCTCTTCGGCCTGCTCGGCATCCTCGGCACCTACACCGGCAAAGCGGTCTTCGACTCCGTGGCCAACCTGCGCGCCATGGTGGTCATCTCCGGCGGTCTGTTCGGCGGGCCGGTGGTCGGCATCGGCGCCGGGCTCATCGCCGGGGTGCACCGCGTGATCTTCGACCTGCACGGCTTCAGCGCCTACCCCTGCGGCCTGGCCACGGCGCTGGAGGGTTTCGCGGCGGGCATGATCGCCTGGAAGTATGGCGAAAAGGCCATGAACTGGCGGATGGCCTCGGCCCTGGCCCTGGCGGGCGAACTCATCCACATGGGGCTGCTTCTGCTCATGTCCAGGCCGTTCTCCGAGGCCTGGGAGCTGGTCAAGCTCATCGCCCCGCCCATGGTCCTGGTCAACGCCTTCGGCGCGGCCCTGTTCGTGGAGGTCATCAACCTGTTCTCCCGCGACCGCGAGCGTCGCGAGTCTCTGCACGCCCAGATCATCCTGGACATCGCCAACATGGCCGTCAGCTACCTCCGCCTGGGGCTGTCGCTGGAGACCGCCGCTGAAACCTCCGCCTAA
- a CDS encoding YitT family protein — translation MTNTFKDKLRGMTFGVPWNIALLTLGSFLIAFSVKAVAVPHGLLTGGISGISLLCYYAFGGLTTGQWYFALNLPVFVLGWVFVSKRFFFYSLYGMVASSVFIDAIPYALHMQDIWLAVITGGGIMGAGVGIALRSLGSTGGSDILAVICKEKFNMSMGSFEFWFNMLGFIGGFVYLDMNIVFYSIAMTFVIAFGIEYVLGLFSERKMVLIVSDHHAAINAAILTDLDRGVTILEGTGGYTGEPRKVIMTMISSMQLKELEELVYTIDPDAFFIMGSRFHVQGQGFSSRKVY, via the coding sequence ATGACCAACACGTTCAAGGACAAACTGCGCGGCATGACCTTCGGGGTGCCGTGGAATATCGCCCTGCTCACCCTGGGCTCCTTTCTCATCGCCTTCTCGGTCAAGGCCGTGGCCGTGCCCCATGGCCTGCTCACGGGCGGCATCTCCGGCATCTCGCTGCTGTGCTACTACGCCTTCGGCGGGCTGACCACGGGCCAGTGGTACTTCGCCCTGAACCTGCCCGTGTTCGTCCTCGGCTGGGTCTTCGTCAGCAAGCGGTTCTTCTTCTATTCCCTGTACGGCATGGTCGCCTCGTCCGTGTTCATAGACGCCATCCCCTACGCCCTGCACATGCAGGACATCTGGCTCGCGGTCATCACCGGCGGCGGGATCATGGGCGCGGGCGTGGGCATCGCCCTGCGCTCGCTCGGTTCCACCGGCGGGTCCGACATCCTGGCCGTGATCTGCAAGGAAAAGTTCAACATGTCCATGGGCTCCTTCGAGTTCTGGTTCAACATGCTCGGCTTCATCGGCGGCTTCGTCTACCTGGACATGAACATCGTCTTCTACTCCATCGCCATGACCTTCGTCATCGCCTTCGGCATCGAATACGTGCTCGGCCTGTTCTCCGAGCGCAAGATGGTCCTGATCGTCTCGGACCACCACGCCGCCATCAACGCGGCCATCCTGACCGACCTGGACCGGGGCGTGACCATCCTGGAGGGCACGGGCGGCTACACCGGCGAGCCGCGCAAGGTGATCATGACCATGATCTCGTCCATGCAGCTCAAGGAGCTTGAGGAGCTGGTCTACACCATCGACCCGGACGCCTTCTTCATCATGGGCTCGCGCTTCCACGTCCAGGGCCAGGGCTTCTCGTCGAGGAAGGTGTACTAG
- a CDS encoding PocR ligand-binding domain-containing protein, translating to MTLKDLVPEEELVRLQQDLHDRFGLNADIMDGEGHRLFGSTWGNDLCRAIRDDDKGFSAICATAGQMFTQLLKEGEPFVEYCDAGMVRVGVPVVVDGEVIGGVGGCGLVPADEEVDEFAIGMMSGLSEDAIAAKAQTVKPADEARLAEIQAFIAERLKQYLP from the coding sequence ATGACGCTCAAGGATCTCGTACCGGAAGAGGAACTGGTCAGGCTGCAGCAGGACCTGCACGACCGCTTCGGCCTGAACGCGGACATCATGGACGGGGAGGGCCACCGGCTCTTCGGCTCCACCTGGGGCAACGATTTGTGCCGGGCGATCCGCGACGACGACAAGGGCTTTTCGGCCATCTGCGCCACGGCCGGGCAGATGTTCACCCAGCTGCTCAAGGAGGGCGAGCCGTTCGTGGAATACTGCGACGCGGGCATGGTCAGGGTCGGCGTGCCCGTGGTGGTCGACGGCGAGGTCATCGGCGGCGTGGGCGGCTGCGGCCTGGTCCCGGCCGACGAGGAGGTGGACGAGTTCGCCATCGGCATGATGAGCGGTCTTTCCGAGGACGCCATCGCCGCCAAGGCCCAGACCGTCAAGCCCGCCGACGAGGCCCGCCTGGCCGAGATCCAGGCCTTCATCGCCGAGCGCCTGAAGCAATACCTGCCCTAG
- a CDS encoding SAM hydrolase/SAM-dependent halogenase family protein: protein MIFSSEKKETRPPRTIGLITDFGLTDPYVGQVKAVLARKAPGCPVVDISHGVAPFNVAQAGFFLAASYEHFPKDAIILAVVDPGVGTDRRIACLEIGNRLLLAPDNGLLTLALNRTWSEVRAYDLTKAMDAPRKVSHTFHGRDVFAPLAAWLALGGRPEGVGAELDPADLVTQTWSHPVIEAGRALGHVVHIDRFGNCVLNLEAGSLGTPAGLRMESPSGGPLAYAVKYADMPEGEPGLLEGSQGFLELAVNQRSAAKRFGLSMGDPVELAWEA from the coding sequence ATGATCTTCTCGTCCGAGAAAAAGGAGACCCGGCCGCCCCGGACCATCGGACTGATCACCGACTTCGGCCTGACCGACCCCTACGTGGGCCAGGTCAAGGCGGTCCTGGCGCGCAAGGCCCCCGGCTGTCCGGTGGTGGACATATCCCACGGCGTGGCCCCGTTCAACGTGGCCCAGGCCGGGTTCTTCCTGGCCGCCAGCTACGAGCATTTCCCCAAGGACGCCATCATCCTGGCCGTGGTCGATCCCGGCGTGGGCACGGACCGGCGCATCGCCTGCCTGGAGATCGGCAACCGGCTGCTCCTGGCCCCGGACAACGGCCTGCTCACCCTGGCCCTGAACCGCACCTGGTCCGAGGTCCGGGCCTATGACCTGACCAAGGCCATGGACGCGCCCAGAAAGGTCTCGCACACCTTCCACGGCCGCGACGTGTTCGCGCCCCTGGCCGCCTGGCTCGCCCTGGGCGGCAGGCCCGAGGGCGTGGGCGCGGAGCTGGACCCCGCCGACCTGGTCACCCAGACCTGGTCCCACCCCGTGATCGAGGCGGGCCGCGCCCTGGGCCACGTGGTCCACATCGACCGCTTCGGCAACTGCGTGCTCAACCTGGAGGCGGGCAGCCTGGGCACCCCGGCGGGTCTGCGCATGGAATCCCCGTCGGGCGGGCCCCTGGCCTATGCGGTCAAGTACGCGGACATGCCCGAGGGCGAGCCCGGCCTGCTCGAAGGCAGCCAGGGCTTCCTGGAACTGGCCGTGAACCAGCGGTCCGCCGCGAAACGATTCGGCCTGTCCATGGGCGACCCCGTGGAACTGGCCTGGGAGGCGTGA
- a CDS encoding LytR/AlgR family response regulator transcription factor, which yields MNNAIRTILVDDEPPAQDELNYLLSAHDDIDVIGVAGNAADAVKAIAAKRPDLVFLDIQMPGRDGFSVLQDVMAMEHQPLVVFVTAFNEYAIRAFDENAVDYLLKPVDPKRLADSLERVRGRLAASETRDSSEVLRRLLAGVGIKPGLTRISVEHAGRNILLSPQEIVYFNYEDRRVHAATRNAVYPCACDLTLDRLEERLAGFPFFRANRSQLVNLALVRTYAPWFNGKYVLTMRDEAETEITVSKARVRPFKDAMEL from the coding sequence ATGAACAACGCCATACGGACCATATTGGTGGACGACGAGCCGCCGGCACAGGACGAGCTGAACTACCTGCTCTCGGCCCACGACGACATCGACGTGATCGGCGTGGCGGGCAATGCCGCGGACGCGGTCAAGGCCATCGCGGCCAAACGGCCGGACCTGGTCTTCCTGGACATCCAGATGCCGGGCCGCGACGGGTTCTCCGTGCTACAGGACGTCATGGCCATGGAGCACCAGCCCCTGGTCGTCTTCGTCACCGCCTTCAACGAGTACGCCATCCGCGCCTTCGACGAGAACGCGGTGGACTACCTGCTCAAGCCCGTGGACCCCAAGCGGCTGGCCGACAGCCTGGAGCGGGTGCGCGGACGGCTCGCGGCCAGCGAGACCAGGGATTCGAGCGAGGTCCTGCGCAGGCTCCTGGCGGGCGTGGGCATCAAGCCGGGGCTGACGCGCATCAGCGTGGAGCACGCGGGCCGCAACATCCTCCTCTCCCCCCAGGAGATCGTCTATTTCAACTACGAGGACCGCCGGGTCCATGCCGCGACCCGCAACGCGGTCTATCCCTGCGCCTGCGACCTGACCCTGGACCGCCTTGAGGAGCGCCTGGCCGGGTTTCCCTTTTTCCGGGCCAACCGCTCCCAGTTGGTCAACCTGGCGTTGGTTCGGACCTACGCCCCGTGGTTCAACGGCAAGTACGTGCTGACCATGCGCGACGAGGCCGAGACCGAGATCACGGTCAGCAAGGCCCGGGTGCGGCCCTTCAAGGACGCCATGGAGCTGTAG
- the cfa gene encoding cyclopropane fatty acyl phospholipid synthase, which translates to MSASKAVLADLLTEAGVAVDGDHPWDIRVSDERLFHDILLRKNLGLGEGYMRGWWNCDRVDEFICRVLRTGAENRVRDSWRLVVKALPALVCNLQSLSRARVVARRHYDLGNDLFQAFLDPHLQYSCAYYKGMDGSPDNQSDEAVARDLETAQEAKMRLICDKLDLQPGDRVLDIGCGWGGLARFMAEERGCSVVGVNISKRQIAFGREFCAGLPVEIREQDYRRLNESFDKIVSVGMFEHVGPKNYATFMRTVARCLKPDGLFLLHTIGSNTSGPGLDPWIATYIFPNGCLPSIAEVAKATEKHFVMEDLHNFGPYYDRTLMSWLRNFRRAWPSLRGAYGDRFKRMWEYYLQSCAGAFRARDIQLWQFLFTPIGRKQPECRFG; encoded by the coding sequence ATGTCTGCGAGCAAAGCGGTATTGGCCGACCTGCTGACCGAGGCCGGCGTGGCGGTGGACGGCGATCATCCCTGGGACATCAGGGTCTCGGACGAGCGCCTTTTTCACGATATCCTGCTCAGGAAGAACCTGGGGCTGGGCGAGGGGTACATGCGCGGCTGGTGGAACTGCGACCGCGTGGACGAGTTCATCTGCCGCGTGCTCAGGACGGGCGCGGAGAACCGGGTGCGCGACTCCTGGCGGCTGGTGGTTAAGGCCCTGCCCGCCCTGGTCTGCAACCTGCAGAGCCTGTCCCGCGCCAGGGTGGTGGCCAGGCGTCACTACGACCTGGGCAACGACCTGTTCCAGGCCTTCCTGGACCCCCACCTGCAATACAGCTGCGCCTACTACAAGGGCATGGACGGCAGCCCGGACAACCAGTCGGACGAGGCCGTGGCCCGTGACCTGGAAACGGCCCAGGAGGCCAAGATGCGCCTCATCTGCGACAAGCTGGACCTGCAGCCGGGGGACCGGGTCCTGGACATCGGCTGCGGCTGGGGCGGCCTGGCCCGGTTCATGGCCGAGGAGCGCGGCTGCTCCGTGGTGGGCGTGAACATCTCGAAACGGCAGATCGCCTTCGGGCGCGAGTTCTGCGCCGGGCTGCCCGTGGAGATACGCGAGCAGGACTACCGGCGGCTGAACGAGTCCTTCGACAAGATCGTCTCGGTGGGCATGTTCGAGCACGTGGGCCCCAAGAACTACGCCACCTTCATGCGCACCGTGGCCCGCTGCCTCAAGCCCGACGGCCTGTTCCTGCTGCACACCATCGGCAGCAACACCAGCGGACCGGGTTTGGACCCGTGGATCGCCACCTACATCTTCCCCAACGGCTGCCTGCCGTCCATCGCCGAGGTCGCCAAGGCCACGGAGAAACACTTCGTCATGGAGGACCTGCACAACTTCGGCCCCTACTACGACCGCACCCTGATGAGCTGGCTGCGCAACTTCCGCCGCGCCTGGCCCAGCCTGCGCGGCGCCTACGGCGACCGCTTCAAGCGCATGTGGGAATACTACCTCCAATCCTGCGCCGGGGCCTTCCGGGCGCGGGACATCCAGCTCTGGCAATTCCTGTTCACGCCCATCGGCCGAAAGCAGCCGGAGTGCCGGTTCGGGTAG
- a CDS encoding adenosylcobinamide-GDP ribazoletransferase: MPRDFFDTLGFLTRLAPARVIPDTAMNRCIRWMPVAGLVLGLVIALPLRLGLFADSPWIQAWLLVAASIYLTRGLHMDGLADVCDAVTTHADPARFWEVVKDSRTGAFGAMGLVMALAGQVILFHAMLARGQYWAAAWAFVLGRAAAVWLAYHVRHLVRPGLGKLYIDGATLGVALIATLFTFAAGWLMAGFAATLASTVIATLLLLGLYRLAERVGGANGDFLGCAVILGELAAGLGFALVM, translated from the coding sequence ATGCCGCGCGACTTTTTCGATACCCTCGGCTTCCTGACCCGGCTGGCCCCGGCCCGGGTCATCCCGGACACGGCCATGAACCGGTGCATCCGCTGGATGCCCGTGGCCGGACTGGTCCTCGGCCTGGTCATCGCCCTGCCCCTGCGCCTGGGCCTGTTCGCCGACTCCCCCTGGATTCAGGCCTGGCTCCTGGTCGCGGCCTCCATCTACCTGACGCGCGGCCTGCACATGGACGGCCTGGCCGACGTCTGCGACGCGGTGACCACCCATGCCGATCCCGCCCGGTTCTGGGAGGTGGTCAAGGACAGCCGCACCGGGGCCTTCGGGGCCATGGGCCTGGTCATGGCCCTGGCCGGGCAGGTCATCCTGTTCCACGCCATGCTCGCCAGGGGCCAGTACTGGGCCGCGGCCTGGGCCTTTGTCCTGGGCCGGGCCGCCGCGGTCTGGCTGGCCTACCACGTGCGCCATCTGGTCCGCCCCGGGCTGGGCAAGCTGTACATCGACGGGGCCACCCTGGGCGTGGCCCTCATCGCCACCCTGTTCACCTTCGCGGCCGGGTGGCTCATGGCCGGATTCGCCGCCACCCTGGCGTCCACGGTCATCGCCACCCTGCTGCTGCTGGGCCTGTACCGCCTGGCCGAGCGGGTCGGCGGGGCCAACGGCGACTTCCTGGGCTGCGCCGTGATCCTCGGCGAACTGGCCGCAGGACTCGGCTTCGCCCTGGTCATGTGA